The segment GAGAAGGACCCGGTGTTCGAACACCCTGCCTTCGACAAGATCCACAACAAGCTCCACTTTTTGACTTACGAAGGCAACGTCATCACGGTGGATCTCACGCCGGACCAGCCGGCGTTCGAGAAACCCTGGAGCCTGCTCAGCGCCGCCGACCGCAAAGCGCGATGGCGTCCCGGCGGCTGGATGCCGATCAGCTACAACGCCCATACCAATCGGCTCTACGTGCTGATGCACCGCGGGCTGAAGTGGACGCACAAGCAGGCCGGCGAGGAAGTGTGGGTCTACAACATGAACACCCGGAAGCGGGTGCAACGCATCCGGCTCGGCGCCGACCATGCGCACGCGCTCAAGATCACCAACGACGAGAACCCGATCCTGTTCACGCTGACCGAAACGGCGAAGCTCGTCTCCTGGAATCCGCGCACCGGCAAGGAACGCGGCAGGATCGAAGGCATCGGCTTGTCGCCCTATGTCCTCATGGCCGACGGCGATTGAAGGTTCGCGGACCATGACGCTCGATCCCGCGTTTCATGCCCTCGCCGTCTGTCTGACCGCGCTGGTGTTCGTGCACGCTGGCGTGTCCAAGCTGCTGGCGCGCGAAGAATTCCAGGGCGTCGTGGCGAACTACCATCTGCTCCCGGCGGCTCTGATCGCCCCGTTCGCCGTGCTGCTTCCGATCGCGGAGCTGGGCGCCGGCCTCGGGGTGCTCGCGGTGGCCACGCGGTCCTCCGCTGCCTTGCTCGCCGCAGGGCTGCTGCTGTTGTTGGCCGCTGCGATGGGCATCAACCTCGCGCGCGGGCGGCGCGAAATCGACTGCGGCTGTTTCAAGTCGGCGTTCAAACAGACCATCAGCGGCTGGCTGATCGCGCGCAACCTGCTGCTCGCCGGGGTGGCTCTCGCTTTGCTGCTGCCGCCGAGCGGACGCGCGCCCGGCGTGCTCGACTACGTAACCGCGGTGGCAGGCGGGGTGATGCTGTTTCTGGGCTACTACGCGGCCGGCGTCCTCACCCGCAGGCCGGTCGCGCGCGATGACGCCGCCCTGGCTCGGGCGGCGTCGAAAACCCGGTGGAAAGCGCCATGAGCTACGAGGCGCTGCTCGTCTCCA is part of the Burkholderiales bacterium genome and harbors:
- a CDS encoding MauE/DoxX family redox-associated membrane protein, whose amino-acid sequence is MTLDPAFHALAVCLTALVFVHAGVSKLLAREEFQGVVANYHLLPAALIAPFAVLLPIAELGAGLGVLAVATRSSAALLAAGLLLLLAAAMGINLARGRREIDCGCFKSAFKQTISGWLIARNLLLAGVALALLLPPSGRAPGVLDYVTAVAGGVMLFLGYYAAGVLTRRPVARDDAALARAASKTRWKAP